The DNA segment GGGCGCTGTTACATTCTCGTCCTTTTTCGCGCCACAATAAGTTTTACTTCTCAATCGTTGTTTCAACGGTCATGTGAATGGAAATCGCAGCATGCCAATTCGGAAAAACAAAAAATCAATAGCGATGCAAATTTCTGCGCCTGCATTGGAAGAAAAACAGTATCACTGGTTTTCTTCCTAAAATGTTCCCATTACCCAGAAAAGCCATTATATTTCGGGACACTATTCAGGACAATTTACAGCTGTCAGGAGATGAAATATCTTAAACTTGTCTCAGCTGAGTATGTTATTTCTAAATTTTTCATCGTGTTTTCGGGAGATGCTAAAGGGGGAAATCCGGTTCTCTCTTGATATGTGAAGTATTGGGGTGCCATCTTCAGATAGTAGTCCCTAAGGAAAACTGAAGTTCCCAATTTTAAAGCCTTCTTTGCCTTGTGTTTTTACCGTCTGATTCCCGAAATTTGAGGCAGACTTATTTGCTCTTTTTCCGTCAACTTATGCAATTCCATACGACGTGCCAAGGAGAGAGAATGATAATGGAAAAAAGTATGACTTTTTTGGCAACTGGAGATTCTCTAATCCTCAAGCATCTCCCGGACTATCCTGAATTCGCGGCAGTAAAGGACTTTATCCTTACAGCCGAGGCAAGGATTACCAATCTGGAAACAACACTTACCGATGGGAATTGCTTCCCGTCCGCTTATTCTGGAGGAACCTGGCTGACTTCCCGCCCGGACGTTATCCAGGACCTGAAGAAGTTTGGTTTCAATATTTTCTGCTGGGCCAACAACCACACCATGGATTACTCCTATGAAGGGCTTTTAATGACCAAAGCCAGCCTGGATACTGCCGATGTGGCGCACTGCGGAGCGGGGGAAAATCTTTACGAGGCTTCAAAACCTGCAATGGTAGACCTTCCCTCCGGAAGGGTCGGCGTTATATCAATATGTTCATCATTTGAACCGGCTGCTCAGGCCGGAATCCAGTCTCAGAGCCAACCCGGACGCCCCGGACTGAACCCTTTGCGTTTTTCCACCACATTCACGGTGACAGCGGAACAGATGAAAGCCTTGAAAGAAATTGCTGCCGCCACGAAAATCAACAATCGTACGGATGTTTCCAAAATACAGGGATACACTCTCAGGGAGCCGGAGGGAACCTTTGATTTTGGAAGTTCCCGTTTTGCTGTCGGAGATACTCCCGGACGCATGACCCGGCCTAACAAGGCTGATATAGAGCGAACAGTTGATACGATCCGCGATGCATTGCTTTCCGTCGATTATGTTGTAGTCGCAGTACATTCCCATGAAATTAAGGACGTTACTAACGACGAACCTGACTTTTTCTACGAGGAGTTTGCCAGAAAGTGTATCGATGCCGGGGCCTGCGCGGTGGTGGGGGGAGGAACACATCAGTTAAAGGGGATAGAAATGTACAAAAAGAGGCCCATTTTTTATTCCCTTGGGAATTTCATTTTTCAGAATGCGTTCGTAGAAAAGCTCCCCCCCGACTATATGGAAAAGAACGGGCTTCCCCTCGATACACGGACGGCTTCAGCGTTCCAGGCGAGAAGTGAAAGGGCGTCTGTTCCCCTTCACAATGACGCGGCGAACTTTCAGACAGTCCTTCCCTGGTTCCGTATGGAAGGCGACCGATTGACGAAGCTTGTTCTCAAACCCATATCTCTTGGACAAAAATTGCCGCAATATTATTCCACCTGGCCAAGAGTGGCTGATGAAGCCGAAAGCCAGGCCATTTTCGATACACTGGTAAGATTAAGCGCCCCTTATGGAACCAAATTGGTGAAAAGAGAAGATTTGATAGAGGTGGAGCTCTAAAAAGGACATAAAGAAAGCTCCGGTTTTGGTTGAATTTTTCATGACGATCAGCACCAGGAGGGGATGCCCGTGTACGCACACATAGAAGAACTGGCGGACAGGATGACGGAGAAGCTCGTCGCCTGCCGCAGGGATTTCCACAAGTACGCCGAAAGCGGATGGTTCGAGATGAGGACGGCCTCTCTCATCGCCAGGCGTCTCACCGATATGGGCTATGAAGTCCTGGCAGGGCGTGACGTTTGCCGTGACGAATCCCGCATGGGGCTGCCCCCGGACGAAGAGCTCCAAAAGAACTGCCTCCGGGCGAAGGAGCAGGGGGCAGATAGCGAATTCCTTGAGAAAGTCCGGGGCGGCTTCACCGGGGTTATGGGCATCCTCCGCTGCGGGGAAGGCCCCACCGTGGCGCTCCGGTTCGACATCGA comes from the Aminivibrio pyruvatiphilus genome and includes:
- a CDS encoding CapA family protein, producing MEKSMTFLATGDSLILKHLPDYPEFAAVKDFILTAEARITNLETTLTDGNCFPSAYSGGTWLTSRPDVIQDLKKFGFNIFCWANNHTMDYSYEGLLMTKASLDTADVAHCGAGENLYEASKPAMVDLPSGRVGVISICSSFEPAAQAGIQSQSQPGRPGLNPLRFSTTFTVTAEQMKALKEIAAATKINNRTDVSKIQGYTLREPEGTFDFGSSRFAVGDTPGRMTRPNKADIERTVDTIRDALLSVDYVVVAVHSHEIKDVTNDEPDFFYEEFARKCIDAGACAVVGGGTHQLKGIEMYKKRPIFYSLGNFIFQNAFVEKLPPDYMEKNGLPLDTRTASAFQARSERASVPLHNDAANFQTVLPWFRMEGDRLTKLVLKPISLGQKLPQYYSTWPRVADEAESQAIFDTLVRLSAPYGTKLVKREDLIEVEL